Part of the Corynebacterium caspium DSM 44850 genome, TATGCCAAGCCGCGTTCTGAGGATCGCGATGCCCAGGGCTTGCTAAATTACCGTGGCGATATCGTAAATGGGGTAGAACCCACCGAGGCTGCCCGACGCCATGACCCCGCCCGGATGATTCGCGCCTACGCCAACTCTTCAGCCGCTATGAATATGGTGCGCGCCCTCACCACTTCCGGAACCGCTGATTTAAAGCGCGTCACCGAATGGAACCGCCAGTTCGTAGCTAGCTCTTCTGCTGGTGCCCGCTATGAAACTTTGGCTAAAGAAATTGAGCGCGGCCTAGACTTCATGCGGGCTTGCCAGGTAGATGACACCTCGCTGCACACCGCAGATGTTTTCTGCTCCCATGAAGCCTTGCTCGTCGATTATGAGCGAGCGATGCTGCGTCTTGATGAAGATGAACGCGGCGAAACCTGTCTCTACGATTTCTCCGCCCATCAACTTTGGATCGGGGAACGTACCCGCGGGCTAGAAGATTTCCACATTAACTTTGCTGCACTTATTGGTAATCCGGTAGGCATTAAGATTGGGCCTACTACCACCCCAGAAGAAGCAGTAGCTTATGCCGATAAGGTTGACCCCAACTACGAACCCGGCCGCCTCACCCTGATCTCACGGATGGGATATGGCAAAGTACGTTCCGTACTTCCCGGCATTGTGCGCGCAGTAGAAGACTCCGGGCACAAGGTTGTATGGCAGTGCGACCCGATGCACGGCAATACTTTCACCGCAGAAAATGGCTATAAGACTCGTCACTTTGACAAGATCATCGACGAAGTTCAAGGCTTCTTCGAAGTACACCGAGCCTTGGGCACCCATCCCGGCGGGCTTCATATTGAGCTCACTGGGGATGACGTAACTGAGTGCCTAGGAGGTGCCGAAGATATCACCGCTGTAGATCTTCCTGGGCGCTACGAATCCAATGTGGATCCCCGCCTAAACCCACAGCAATCCCTAGAATTGGCCTTCCTAGTTGCAGAAATGTTGCGCCACTAGCAGCTAAAACACTGTCCAAGCTCTTTTATAATCCGCCTGCTAAAACCTTTGGCAATTAGCCAATGGTACGCAGGCGGATTTTTGTGTGTGGTTTAACTTCGGTTCCGGGGCGAGGAGATTGAGAAAATACCCGGGCCTCTAAATTACTTGGAGTAGTGCTGGAGTCATCTAGCTCCAAACCGGAAGCCTGAAGAATCTCGCGAGCTTCTTCAAAAGTTTTGGCAGTAACCCTAGGTACAGAGATTTTGGCAGGTAATGCCACTACCACGCGAGGATCTGCTGGATCCACCAAAGCCCCAGGACTAGGGATTACAGCGAGAACTTCATCCGCACTTTTACCTACTGTGTCGCTAGTTTTAACTGTTTTATCAATAGTTAACCCGGCATCGGCTAGCATTTTCTTAGCGTCATTAAGAGCTAAAGACCGAATATCTGGAACAGTGAGGGCATTAGATAGTTCCACCTCAATTGCTGTGCCGCGCCGGGTTTCCACTCCGGCTTCAGGGTGGGTCAAAATTACGTGATCCGCAGCTATGGTGTCTGCAAAGCTATGGGTGGTTTTAGCAATTTTTAAACCAGCACCTTCTAGTACTTTTTTAGCTTGTTCCAAGCTCAAACCAGAAATATCTGGCACCTGCACCGGAGCCGGACCTTTGCTGGGATGCAAAATAATTACACTCCCAGTAGCTACTTCGCGTCCAGCTGTAGGGGTGGTTTCGGCAAGTTCACCTTCGGCAACGGTATCGGAATAAACAGCCTCGCCAATTTCGAAATTTAAAGATCTCTTAGTTAATAAAGCCTGGTAACTTGCCAGCGTGGCATGCTCGGGCACAGCTGGTATTTGGGGCTTCCCTAAAGAAACTAAAACTGCTATTTCAGAGCCGCGGACTGCCTTTTGCCGCACATCAGGATCAGTGGCAATAATGGTGTTTTTTGGAGCCTCGTCTGAATATATCTCCTGTGCAGAAGCGGTGAAACCAGAATCCCTAATAACTGAGACGGCACTTATTTTATCCATCCCAATGACTTGAGGAACTTCTCCATAGCGCCCCGAACCAAACCACCATCCGCCAACTGCTACTGCGGCAATCAACCCAAGTGCAATTAGCCACCACAGTGCCAAGAGCCACGGGGATCGATTAGAAAGAGGTTTCGGCGCAGCAGGCGCACCAGACACCCCAGGCGCCCCAGGCGCACCAGGTGGCGGCTGCAAGGATTCTACATCCGGCTCGAATTGCGCTGGAGATGCGGGAATATTGACCATAGTTTCTGCTGCCACATGGCTTCGCAAGCTTGGCAAACCCTCTGGTTGCGCCAGGGGCAAAACTGTGGTTTCTCCAGTGCTGTTGCTTAGTTCTGGAGCCGTAGCAGTTGAGTCTGAATGGTCCTTAAGGCTAGGCAAGGGGCTAATTTCGGTAATAAATCCGGTGGCATTCATCACTGTTGGTAATACCGAAGTATCAGCAGGGATAGCAGCCGCGCGATGTGCCGCAGAATTACGCGGTACCGGCACCTGGAAGCTAGGCAGCGCTAACTCTCTAGCGACGTCATTTAGGGCTTCTAGAAATTCGGCCGCATCCGTAAAGCGGACAGCTGGTTCTCGGGCAGTGGCCGTAGCTACTAGCGCATCTAAGAGGGAAGGAATGCCAGCCATGCGCGCAGAAGGCGCCGGAACATCAGTATGCAGGCGCGCTTTAGCCTGAGCCAGGGGAGTATCTCCCTTAAAAGGGGTGGTACCAGTGAGCAGCTCAAAAAGTAGGATGCCGGTGGCATATACATCGGTGGCAGTAGTTATCGGCTCTCCAGAGACTTGTTCTGGGGAAATATAAGCCGGGGTGCCAATGATGTCACTACTTTGCACCTGTGCAGATTCTAAACTGCGTACTAAGCCGAAATCAGATATTTTTACGACGCCTTCACCACTGATGAGGACATTTTCTGGTTTAATATCCCGGTGTATTAACCCGGCGCGGTGTGCAGCGTTAAGCCCTGTGAGCACGCCGCGAATAACTTCCACGGCGGCATGCGCAGGCATTGGTCCGCGTTCGGCTAAAAGCTCACGTAAAGTGCCGCCAGTGATTAGTTCCATAATCAAGAAAACTGGTTGATCCGTGCCAGCTTTCCCGGCACTGAAATCATAAACACCTACCAGATGCGGGTGGCTAAGCTGTGCCATGGCGCGAGCTTCGCGACGAAAACGGCTGAGGAAAACCGGGTCTGCAGCTAGTTTACGATCCATAACTTTTGCTGCTACCGCACGCCCTAAACGCAGGTCAACGCAACGAAATACGGTAGACATTCCCCCGCGGGCAATAGGGTAGTCAATACGGTATCTATCCTCTAGGACGTCGCCTACGTTGAAATCAGACATGCAACTAGTATGCATTACCGCGCGGATGCATAGAATGGCACCCGTGACTAACTTAGATCCCAAACCTTTTGAGTTCCCCGCCGATGAATCTCTTATGACGTTACCTGCTGCAGCAGAGCGCCTGGAGGTCCCAATTACCCGGCTAATGGATATGCTCAATGCCGGCACTATTATTGCCGTTGATACGCCTGAAGGCCGCCGTATTCCGGAATTATTTTTTGGACGTCGGCGCACTTTCGCCAAGCGAGTATTAGGAGTTATTTCCCTGCTTCACGATGGCGGCTATTCAGATTCAGAAATCATCAAATTCTTATTTACCCCTGATGATTCCTTGCCAGGGCGCCCTATTGATGCGCTGCATGGGCATTTAGCACGGGAGGTTCTGCGTCGGGCGCAGGCGATGATGTTCTAGATATGGCAGGTTTTGCCGCGGAGGCAAAATAAATATAGTGAGTTAAAGTCCACGCCAAAGCTGCCGCCCCAAGCATCCAGGCAGTGTTATAGAGCTGATGATTACCGGAACCGGTAAAACTTAGGGCAATAAATAAGGAGATTCCAGTACTCCAATACTTAATAGCGTGGGGTACTGGAGTTACTGCTATTAACGGAATCAAGCTGGCATAATACCAAGGCAGCGTAACTGAATTCAGGCTAAAGGCCACAGCATAAGCAATGGCTATGCCTTGGATTGCTTGTTTTTCGGTGCTACGGAAAAACCACCAAACCAGAATTAGTCCCGCTAACATGGCAAAACTTCCAGCTAAACGAAGATTTTCTAAAAGTGGGTTGTATTCAAATTGGGGATTAATAATCAATACCGTATCGGATATTAGACCGGCTATTAAGGTAGGCAAGGCCAAAGGATTAATTACTTTAGAATTGCCAGTAATTTCTGCCAGCCAACCCCATGAGGTGCCAGAGGCCCAGGTGATAATTGCCAGTATCCCCAACATTTCTGCAACGGTAATAAAACCTGCAGCAGCCCATATCACCCATTGCTTCCAGCCTGTTAAGCCAAATTTCTGAATTAATTTGTGCAAAGCTATCCACACTACGAACGGCAAGGCAATTGCTGCAGTAGCTTTAAGAGATACAGCTACTGATATCAGGGCTACCCCGGCAAAGTATTTATTTTTTAGGGTTAAAACTAAACCGATACAAACTAAGCCCACCATCAAAGACTCATTATGCATTCCGCCAATTAAGTGCAAAATCATTAAAGGATTAGCTACCCCAAGCCAGAGTGCATAAGCAGGATTAGTAGTGAAATATGTGGCCAAGCGGGGGATTGCCCACGCGATACCGGCGAAACCAGTTATAGCTACTAGTTTATATAGCAAAACTCCGGCGGTAATATTATCGCCAACTAGGCGAGTAATGCCTTCCCCAAGCCACAGATGCAGCGGACCATAAGGTGTGGTGGTATTGCGCCAATCGTGGGAAACCTCTAGTAGCATCGGTCCTGGATTTACTGCAGCACCTTCGATATAAGGGTCAAATCCATCCCGAGTCATAGCACCTTGCATAAGGTAGGAATAAACATCACGAGAAAGAATTGGGGCGGCTAAACTTAGTGGCAAAATCCAGAACCATATGGATTTCTGTACTTGTTTTAGAATTGTTTCGCAAGCTGTGCCAAGCCGGGTTTCAATAATCACATAGCGCCCGAGAAATACCCAGGATATTAATAACAAAATAGTTCCCACCCACAGGGAAATATTTGAAATAGCAGCCCCATGTCCGTAGGCCAAAAAATCTAGGTTTAAGGCGCGCAAGACTCCACCGCGATACCTAATTGCGCCCCCGCCAAAGGACGCAAGCGCAATGATAATTCCAGCTAAAAGACCCCCATAGAGAGCCCATTGCCCAGCCTTCGCCCCACTTGGCAGCATCCCGAAAGCGGCAGATGCAGATTTTTTAGGAGGCAAACCAATATCAGAGACGGTTGAGGCCTTAGTAGCAGCAGACAAAATGGCTCGCTTTCTTAAAATGCCACTAACTTATATGCCAAAAGCCAGTAGCGGCGGATTTCTTATCAAAGCCTGATCAGAAGTTTAGTGTCTACGCTGTGTCGAAGATATCGCCAGGCGCTCTAATAGCTCTACCACCTCAGGTTCCAGGGCAGCTTCTTGGAGATGCCGCAACCCACTTTCTACCAGCGAGGTTATCCGATTCTCTACCTCTGCAGCAGCCCCGGTACTTACGATAATCTCACTTAACTGGGCAATTCTTTCTGGATCTTGGACCACCCCAATTTCGGTTCTTAAGGCTTTAGCGGCGACAGGATCAGTGGCATCAGCGTGTTTTAAAGCTAGAGAAAGCAAAACCGTACGTTTGCCGTCGCGAAGATCATCGCCTGCAGGTTTGCCTGTGATCTCTGGATCTCCGAATACTCCTAAAAGATCATCTCGGAGCTGAAAAGCAATCCCGATATCACGGCCATAACCTCTAAAAGCCGCAATGGTAGCCGGAGAGGCCCCAGCAATTGCTGCCCCCATATGCAAAGGTCGTTCAATGGTATAAGCCGCCGTTTTAAAGCGATTAACGTTATTTGCTAAAGCCTCTTCTTCAGAACCATGGGCCTCAAGGGTGATATCTAGTAATTGTCCGCCAATAACCTCAGAGCGCAAAGCTTTCCACGGCTCGCGCAAACGGTGCAGAGCCGCTGCCGAAAGACCTGCATCGTAGAGCATGTCATCAGCCCAAACTGTGGCTAGATCGCCCACTAAAATAGCAACAGAATGTCCAAAATGGGCCGAATCGCCATGCCATTTAGCCTGCTTATGCTGGGCTTCCACCGCTTTGTGTACGGTAGGGTTTCCGCGGCGAGTATCCGAGGTGTCAATTATGTCATCATGAATAAGGGCACAAGCCTGAATGAATTCCAAAGCACTTACGGCCTTTAAAACTGCCTGTGGATCTTCTGGCCCTGCTAATCCGCCAGCACCGACAAATCCGGCCCAGCCGTATAAGGGGCGAATCCGTTTGCCGCCTCCCAAGATAAAATTTTGTAAATATGAAACGGCAGCCTCCACAGGTTTCCCAATCGGAGAAATCTCTGCCAAACGGGTATCTAAATACTGTGCTAGCAGGGGATGAATGGTTTGGGAGAAATCACTTGGCGAAAGCAAAGGGGCTTTGGAGGCAGACATAAAGTTTCCTTATTTATTCTGGTGATAATTGCCATACAGAAGCAATGATCTAATAGCTATATAAACTACCGTTAACACAGTGATAGTGCTGCTAGATTGCTAAATTTTAGGCTCCCTGTAGCGGTAAATTAGCCCCTAAAATAGCAAAGGGGCGAGGATCACCAGCAAAGAGGTGTTGCCTTAATACATCATAAAATCCAAGGGATCGGTAGAGCTTAAAAGCACCATTAGATTCAGTTGGCACCTCGGGAGTAGAAAGTAGAGCCACTGGGGCAGTGACATCAGCTAAAAGCTCCACGACTAGGCGTCTGCCGATTCCGCGCTTTTGAAATACGGGGCTTACATGCACCTCAGATACCTCGAAATAGTTATTTAATAACGCAGTCGACGCAGGGGAATTTCCATTTCTTAAGCGCAAACCTGCAGCAACTTGTTGATGCCACCAAGTGGATGTGGTGCCGTAACTTCCAAAGCTAAAACCTAAAATCTGTGGCCCACTATGGGCTAATAAGCAGCGAAAACCCGGTAATATCGAGTGCATTGTCCACATTTTTTCCCGATTTTTTCGCAGCTCCTGGCTATAGCCCATGGCTAGGAGATGAACATCTACAAGATGGGGCATAAGTGCTATAAATTCCGGCCGAGTCAACCTTAAAACATCGATGTTCATATCCCTATGGAATCACGTCAGCATGATATCGGCATAACAATGCCCATATTCGAAAAAATTGAGCCAATACCCATACTTTCTCGAACGCCTGTGCTATTATGGTGTTGTGGGTTCGTTTAATTGTCCGAGGTGGGGTTTAACCTAAGGCGCAGAAAGATTACAGAGGAAAGGAATCTGGATCATGGCAAATATTATTTCAGCATCACACCGCTTTGCTCCTAAAGCTAAAAGCAGTGCGCATTTCCTTTCTCAAGCACATATTTTATTGCGAGAGGCTGCTGTAGCCTTTGAAAAGGGCATGATCTCAGATTCTGTGGAGTTTTCTTACCGTGCAGCTTTGCGGGTGGCCGGAGCTTGGGTAGCGGCGTCTCCGGTGGCCAAGCGGCGCCGTAAGCCTGCAAGCGCTTGGGAGCAATTAAAGATGGTGGGTGAGGAACCTGCTGCTTGGGCTGGAAAATTTAGCAAATATTCACGCCTTCGAGCACGCGCCATAAGTGGGGTAGGTGCACCGCCGGTGGCCGGGGAAGCATTGGAAATATATGACGAAGTTAGTGATTTCTTGACGGCTCTAGAAGTAGTGCTTGAATGCAATGTAGTGGCTGCTTAAAGGGGAGGTTTGTAGTTTTGGGCTAGCCCTTTTGTTTAGAGCTAGCCGGGGTGGGAACTTTAAGACTAGAGTGTGCGTTATATCGCTAGAAGAACACAGCCCATAATTTAAGGTGGTCAATAATGGCGCTTTCTGACCAGGAGAGGCAGGCACTTCGTGAAATCGAGGCCTCGCTGCTTGCTGATGACCCAAAATTCGGTCAATACGTCAATGTGGATTCCGATGATTCCACGTCAGCCATCAATTTCTCACTCCAGGGAATCGCGCTAATCGCCGTTGGACTGGTCATGATGGTCGGAGGGGTAGCGCTTTCTCAAAACTCGCTTTGGTTTATATCACTTAGTGTGGCCGGTTTTCTGGTGATGTTCGGTGCCGGAATTTGGATGCTGCGCGGCGGAGACCAGGCTAAAGCAGTGAAGAAAAACCGTAAACCGAAAAGCCCCAAGCCCCTAAAAACTCCGGGCAGGCCTTCCCCAGGCGGAATGAATGAAGATTTTCGCCGCCGCTTCGGAAACTAGGCCAGCTTTCTTTATCTCTTAGCTCGTTACCATTTGCAATAGCTTGGTAACGAGCTTTTTGCTGTGCAGAATTTAATCCTTATTCGCCCCACTTTGCCCCACCGCGATCACCCACTTTGCCCCACCAGGCTTGAGCCGACTAACTCCTCCAAAAATAGCTGGAATAACCACCTTATTTAATCCTTCGCAGGTGGAGTGTAGAGGTGAAAGCTAACCCTAAGGTGCATGTTGGCAATATTTTAGGGGCACTCCACCCACCAATTTTTTAGCCTTTGACCTGCAGTTACTGTCTTATTTATGGAGTGTCGACAGAATTAGGGTGTTATTTGTGGGGCAAAGTGGGGTAAAGTGGGGCGCAGCGGTTGACGGTGGGTTATCTCAGTGTCATTCGTGGAAGGACTAGGGCCCTTGATTTTCAGAGCTAAGGAAGGCGGTGCCGGGTATGTTTCTCGGTACTTATACTCCCAAGCTCGATGCAAAAGGCCGCCTCACGCTTCCAGCAAAATTCAGAGATGAACTAGCTGGCGGTTTGATGATCACCAAGGGGCAAGACCACAGTCTTGCGGTCTACCCCAGGGAAGAGTTCGCAGCGCGCGCACGCAAAGCGGCCTCGGTATCACGCACTAGCCCTCAGGCACGTGCCTTCATTCGCAACTTGGCAGCAAGTGCAGATGAACAAAGACCTGATGGTAGCGGGCGAATCACCTTATCAGCGGCACATCGAGAGTATGCAGGCCTAAATAAGGACTGTGTAGTTATCGGTTCCGTGGACTTCCTCGAAATATGGGATGCCGAATCTTGGGCCGCATATCAGAAGGAAACCGAGGACGCCTTCTCTGCAGCCGATGCAGACGATGTACTCGGTGGCCTGCTGTAGAGGCACCTCGAAAATTTAGCGGGTGTGTGTAAGACCTCCGCTTGCCGGAGTTGTTCTGGTGTACTTCCCCGATATCAGAACAAAACTTCAGGCAAGCGGAGCTCTATACATTCCCTCCAAAAGAACAGCAGCACCGAGTAGGGCAGCAGGAAGAAAGGGCGTCGGGATATGCCAAATTCAGATAACGCCTTAAACCTGCAAAAAAATCACGGGCATGTGCCGGTAATGCGCGATAGAGTCACGCAATTACTGGCCCCAGCAGTTACTAAAGCTGGAGATCAAGCCATAATTATCGACGCCACGTTGGGTGCCGGCGGACATACCGAATATTTTTT contains:
- a CDS encoding PASTA domain-containing protein, giving the protein MSDFNVGDVLEDRYRIDYPIARGGMSTVFRCVDLRLGRAVAAKVMDRKLAADPVFLSRFRREARAMAQLSHPHLVGVYDFSAGKAGTDQPVFLIMELITGGTLRELLAERGPMPAHAAVEVIRGVLTGLNAAHRAGLIHRDIKPENVLISGEGVVKISDFGLVRSLESAQVQSSDIIGTPAYISPEQVSGEPITTATDVYATGILLFELLTGTTPFKGDTPLAQAKARLHTDVPAPSARMAGIPSLLDALVATATAREPAVRFTDAAEFLEALNDVARELALPSFQVPVPRNSAAHRAAAIPADTSVLPTVMNATGFITEISPLPSLKDHSDSTATAPELSNSTGETTVLPLAQPEGLPSLRSHVAAETMVNIPASPAQFEPDVESLQPPPGAPGAPGVSGAPAAPKPLSNRSPWLLALWWLIALGLIAAVAVGGWWFGSGRYGEVPQVIGMDKISAVSVIRDSGFTASAQEIYSDEAPKNTIIATDPDVRQKAVRGSEIAVLVSLGKPQIPAVPEHATLASYQALLTKRSLNFEIGEAVYSDTVAEGELAETTPTAGREVATGSVIILHPSKGPAPVQVPDISGLSLEQAKKVLEGAGLKIAKTTHSFADTIAADHVILTHPEAGVETRRGTAIEVELSNALTVPDIRSLALNDAKKMLADAGLTIDKTVKTSDTVGKSADEVLAVIPSPGALVDPADPRVVVALPAKISVPRVTAKTFEEAREILQASGLELDDSSTTPSNLEARVFSQSPRPGTEVKPHTKIRLRTIG
- a CDS encoding GNAT family N-acetyltransferase; the protein is MHSILPGFRCLLAHSGPQILGFSFGSYGTTSTWWHQQVAAGLRLRNGNSPASTALLNNYFEVSEVHVSPVFQKRGIGRRLVVELLADVTAPVALLSTPEVPTESNGAFKLYRSLGFYDVLRQHLFAGDPRPFAILGANLPLQGA
- a CDS encoding SAV_6107 family HEPN domain-containing protein, which codes for MANIISASHRFAPKAKSSAHFLSQAHILLREAAVAFEKGMISDSVEFSYRAALRVAGAWVAASPVAKRRRKPASAWEQLKMVGEEPAAWAGKFSKYSRLRARAISGVGAPPVAGEALEIYDEVSDFLTALEVVLECNVVAA
- a CDS encoding class II 3-deoxy-7-phosphoheptulonate synthase; its protein translation is MSWTVDIPKEALPDLPPLPDGIQEKWLEVLNRDAKQQPNWDRAEADNVRKILESVPPVVVAPELQKLKKQLADVANGKAFLLQGGDCAETFESNTEPHIRANIKTLLQMAVVLTYGASTPVVKVARIAGQYAKPRSEDRDAQGLLNYRGDIVNGVEPTEAARRHDPARMIRAYANSSAAMNMVRALTTSGTADLKRVTEWNRQFVASSSAGARYETLAKEIERGLDFMRACQVDDTSLHTADVFCSHEALLVDYERAMLRLDEDERGETCLYDFSAHQLWIGERTRGLEDFHINFAALIGNPVGIKIGPTTTPEEAVAYADKVDPNYEPGRLTLISRMGYGKVRSVLPGIVRAVEDSGHKVVWQCDPMHGNTFTAENGYKTRHFDKIIDEVQGFFEVHRALGTHPGGLHIELTGDDVTECLGGAEDITAVDLPGRYESNVDPRLNPQQSLELAFLVAEMLRH
- the mraZ gene encoding division/cell wall cluster transcriptional repressor MraZ — translated: MFLGTYTPKLDAKGRLTLPAKFRDELAGGLMITKGQDHSLAVYPREEFAARARKAASVSRTSPQARAFIRNLAASADEQRPDGSGRITLSAAHREYAGLNKDCVVIGSVDFLEIWDAESWAAYQKETEDAFSAADADDVLGGLL
- a CDS encoding DUF3040 domain-containing protein, giving the protein MALSDQERQALREIEASLLADDPKFGQYVNVDSDDSTSAINFSLQGIALIAVGLVMMVGGVALSQNSLWFISLSVAGFLVMFGAGIWMLRGGDQAKAVKKNRKPKSPKPLKTPGRPSPGGMNEDFRRRFGN
- a CDS encoding alpha-(1->6)-mannopyranosyltransferase A → MLPSGAKAGQWALYGGLLAGIIIALASFGGGAIRYRGGVLRALNLDFLAYGHGAAISNISLWVGTILLLISWVFLGRYVIIETRLGTACETILKQVQKSIWFWILPLSLAAPILSRDVYSYLMQGAMTRDGFDPYIEGAAVNPGPMLLEVSHDWRNTTTPYGPLHLWLGEGITRLVGDNITAGVLLYKLVAITGFAGIAWAIPRLATYFTTNPAYALWLGVANPLMILHLIGGMHNESLMVGLVCIGLVLTLKNKYFAGVALISVAVSLKATAAIALPFVVWIALHKLIQKFGLTGWKQWVIWAAAGFITVAEMLGILAIITWASGTSWGWLAEITGNSKVINPLALPTLIAGLISDTVLIINPQFEYNPLLENLRLAGSFAMLAGLILVWWFFRSTEKQAIQGIAIAYAVAFSLNSVTLPWYYASLIPLIAVTPVPHAIKYWSTGISLFIALSFTGSGNHQLYNTAWMLGAAALAWTLTHYIYFASAAKPAISRTSSPAPDAEPPVLNAHAAHQ
- a CDS encoding polyprenyl synthetase family protein is translated as MSASKAPLLSPSDFSQTIHPLLAQYLDTRLAEISPIGKPVEAAVSYLQNFILGGGKRIRPLYGWAGFVGAGGLAGPEDPQAVLKAVSALEFIQACALIHDDIIDTSDTRRGNPTVHKAVEAQHKQAKWHGDSAHFGHSVAILVGDLATVWADDMLYDAGLSAAALHRLREPWKALRSEVIGGQLLDITLEAHGSEEEALANNVNRFKTAAYTIERPLHMGAAIAGASPATIAAFRGYGRDIGIAFQLRDDLLGVFGDPEITGKPAGDDLRDGKRTVLLSLALKHADATDPVAAKALRTEIGVVQDPERIAQLSEIIVSTGAAAEVENRITSLVESGLRHLQEAALEPEVVELLERLAISSTQRRH
- a CDS encoding Rv2175c family DNA-binding protein; the encoded protein is MAPVTNLDPKPFEFPADESLMTLPAAAERLEVPITRLMDMLNAGTIIAVDTPEGRRIPELFFGRRRTFAKRVLGVISLLHDGGYSDSEIIKFLFTPDDSLPGRPIDALHGHLAREVLRRAQAMMF